A region of Deinococcus rubellus DNA encodes the following proteins:
- a CDS encoding S8 family peptidase, translating into MNVSRQVIRGLRIGLLYGGLLCGAALGAGLAPVPGSGLPDAWGTAGSKVTLSVPEVAGKPVRVSGVTLPSAGQQVTVTIPIRTPPGRLRVQFVNDSTQQTITTRDIEVLAPQAPNAPEARRVQLLISPKLTTPQVDALLARLLPNVGTLNSRETLPIPVGSPKTTGPSPCGGTLAEIQLGAGIPLEAALNQLAQQGGEDVWYPDPITNWGVGALAQTLPSPSQSGQAQAVQQSFHYAPAPVLPRVVLGSPAGGMTGAGVTIAVLDTGFSPQLDPTHELTDAQGNRLPRVLLPINALVPYDPANLAPSLSGAQDFWEGHGTQVAMLAAGALSGAAPGVGVLPIKVCSPGDGRATCSTKDVLRGLCVALNRVPAQQLVINLSLGGAAPTGAIHAVLNWAQLQGAVVVAAGGNRHQNTASQTDPEEYPAAFARSHAPSQGALPILAVASTTPSAGGGRSLNASSLWPLSPFSTRGSYLNISAPGDLLDLGHVQLYSGTSFASPLVAGAAALARQANPNVNAAALRTYILSGSRIIVGASTPVSAAAPQAAPVQVLPMLRLSGY; encoded by the coding sequence ATGAATGTTTCAAGACAGGTCATCCGGGGACTGAGAATAGGCTTGCTGTACGGGGGTCTGCTGTGCGGCGCGGCACTGGGTGCAGGGCTGGCCCCGGTGCCGGGCAGTGGCCTGCCGGACGCCTGGGGCACGGCGGGCAGCAAGGTGACCCTCAGCGTGCCGGAGGTGGCGGGCAAACCCGTGAGGGTCTCCGGGGTCACCCTCCCCAGCGCGGGCCAGCAGGTTACGGTGACCATTCCGATTCGCACCCCACCGGGACGTTTGCGGGTGCAGTTTGTCAACGACAGTACCCAGCAGACCATCACCACCCGCGACATCGAGGTGCTGGCCCCGCAAGCGCCCAATGCCCCGGAGGCGCGGCGTGTGCAACTGCTGATCAGTCCCAAACTCACGACGCCGCAGGTCGATGCGCTGCTGGCCCGGCTGTTGCCGAACGTCGGCACGCTCAACTCGCGCGAAACGCTGCCCATTCCAGTAGGCTCGCCAAAAACGACAGGACCTTCGCCTTGTGGAGGCACGCTGGCTGAGATTCAATTGGGCGCAGGTATTCCGCTCGAAGCGGCCCTCAACCAGCTTGCACAGCAGGGCGGCGAGGACGTCTGGTATCCCGATCCGATCACGAACTGGGGGGTTGGTGCACTGGCCCAGACACTGCCCAGCCCGTCCCAGAGTGGCCAGGCCCAGGCGGTTCAGCAAAGCTTCCACTACGCGCCCGCGCCTGTGCTCCCCAGGGTGGTGCTGGGCAGTCCGGCAGGCGGCATGACCGGCGCAGGCGTCACCATCGCCGTGCTTGACACCGGCTTCAGCCCCCAGCTTGACCCCACCCACGAACTGACCGACGCGCAGGGAAACCGCCTGCCCCGCGTGTTGTTGCCGATCAATGCCCTCGTCCCTTACGACCCGGCCAACCTTGCGCCCTCACTCTCAGGGGCACAGGACTTCTGGGAAGGGCACGGCACCCAGGTGGCAATGCTGGCGGCAGGCGCGCTCAGCGGTGCGGCTCCCGGCGTTGGGGTGCTGCCGATCAAGGTCTGCTCGCCGGGCGACGGGCGGGCCACTTGCAGCACCAAAGATGTGCTGCGCGGGCTGTGCGTGGCGCTCAACCGGGTTCCGGCACAGCAGCTCGTCATCAACCTCAGTCTGGGCGGTGCGGCACCGACGGGGGCCATTCACGCGGTGCTCAACTGGGCGCAGCTTCAGGGCGCGGTGGTGGTCGCGGCGGGCGGCAATCGGCACCAAAATACGGCCAGCCAAACCGATCCCGAGGAGTATCCTGCCGCCTTCGCCCGCTCGCACGCGCCGAGTCAGGGGGCCCTGCCGATCCTGGCAGTGGCGTCCACTACACCTTCTGCGGGTGGCGGGCGCAGTCTCAATGCCTCCTCGCTGTGGCCACTGTCACCCTTCAGCACGCGGGGCAGTTACCTGAATATCAGCGCTCCCGGCGACTTGCTTGACCTGGGACACGTTCAGCTCTACAGCGGCACGTCGTTTGCCTCGCCACTGGTGGCGGGCGCGGCGGCGCTGGCGCGGCAGGCCAATCCCAACGTCAATGCAGCGGCGCTGCGGACCTACATCCTGTCGGGCAGCCGGATCATCGTGGGCGCATCCACCCCAGTCTCCGCCGCTGCGCCCCAGGCCGCACCGGTTCAGGTCTTGCCGATGCTGAGGCTCAGCGGGTACTGA
- the cysS gene encoding cysteine--tRNA ligase: MNPATLPTPDPAFSALFPDLSWPDINLHDSMQRRKVRFEATTPGKVGMYLCGPTVYSDAHLGHAKKEVAFDVIRRYLTHRGYSVRYVSNITDVGHLQNDADEGEDKIARRAALEKLEPMEVAEKYYWSFMDDMGRLGVQRPSIQPRATGHITEQIELIQELIARGHAYEAGGSVYFDVRSWPEYGKLSGRKLDDQEEGTREAVRGEKQDPRDFALWKNAEAGHIMRWNSPWGEGFPGWHIECSAMSLKYLGENFDIHGGGLDLEFPHHEAEIAQAEAAGHGFARYWMHNNMLTIGNEKMSKSKGNFTTLKDLFERVDPQVIRFLLVGSHYRSITEMSEEAFVSAQNGYRRLHDALNEIERRLPTAPHREDVLSAKVARHVQAFEDAMSDDFNTPRAVAALFNLTSDVNAALAAGEVGKGALTQAQAAYRELGGQVLGLFAAGMAIGAADDTALVSTLMDVVLEARQHYRLSKQYAQSDALRGKLAEVGVTVEDTKDGARWKR; encoded by the coding sequence ATGAACCCAGCCACCCTTCCAACCCCCGATCCCGCCTTCAGCGCCCTGTTTCCTGATCTGAGCTGGCCGGACATCAATCTGCACGACTCAATGCAGCGCCGCAAGGTGCGCTTCGAGGCCACCACGCCCGGCAAGGTCGGGATGTACCTGTGCGGCCCCACCGTCTACAGCGACGCCCACCTGGGCCACGCCAAGAAGGAAGTGGCCTTCGACGTGATCCGGCGCTACCTGACCCACCGGGGCTACTCGGTGCGCTACGTCAGCAACATCACCGACGTGGGCCACCTCCAGAACGACGCCGACGAGGGTGAGGACAAGATCGCCCGCCGCGCCGCGCTGGAAAAGCTCGAACCGATGGAGGTGGCCGAGAAGTACTACTGGAGCTTCATGGACGACATGGGGCGGCTGGGCGTGCAGCGGCCCAGCATCCAGCCGCGCGCCACCGGCCACATCACCGAGCAGATCGAACTCATTCAGGAACTGATCGCCAGGGGCCACGCCTACGAGGCAGGCGGCAGCGTCTACTTCGACGTGCGGAGCTGGCCCGAGTATGGCAAGCTCTCGGGCCGCAAGCTCGACGATCAGGAGGAAGGCACCCGCGAGGCCGTGCGCGGCGAGAAGCAAGACCCCCGCGACTTTGCACTGTGGAAGAACGCCGAGGCCGGACACATCATGCGCTGGAATTCGCCCTGGGGAGAAGGGTTTCCTGGCTGGCACATCGAATGCTCGGCCATGAGCCTCAAGTACCTGGGCGAGAATTTCGACATTCACGGCGGCGGCCTCGACCTGGAATTTCCGCACCACGAGGCCGAGATCGCTCAGGCCGAGGCAGCGGGGCACGGCTTTGCCCGCTACTGGATGCACAACAACATGCTCACCATCGGCAACGAGAAGATGAGCAAGAGCAAGGGCAACTTCACAACCCTCAAGGACCTCTTTGAGCGGGTCGATCCGCAGGTCATCCGGTTTCTGCTGGTGGGCAGCCACTACCGCTCGATTACCGAAATGAGCGAGGAGGCGTTCGTCAGCGCCCAGAACGGCTACCGGCGCTTGCACGACGCCCTGAACGAGATTGAGCGCCGCCTGCCGACTGCGCCCCACAGGGAGGATGTCCTGTCGGCAAAGGTCGCCCGGCACGTCCAGGCCTTCGAGGATGCCATGAGCGACGACTTCAACACGCCCCGCGCGGTGGCGGCCCTCTTTAACCTCACCAGCGACGTGAACGCGGCCCTGGCGGCGGGCGAGGTAGGCAAAGGTGCGCTGACGCAGGCGCAGGCAGCGTACCGCGAACTCGGCGGGCAGGTGCTGGGCCTCTTCGCAGCGGGCATGGCAATCGGCGCAGCCGACGACACCGCCCTGGTCAGCACCCTGATGGACGTGGTGCTCGAAGCCCGGCAGCACTACCGCCTCAGCAAGCAGTATGCCCAGAGCGACGCCCTGCGCGGCAAGCTGGCCGAGGTCGGCGTGACAGTGGAAGACACCAAGGACGGAGCACGCTGGAAGCGTTAA
- a CDS encoding cell division protein FtsQ/DivIB, whose protein sequence is MAVKPLPPGLPQAFRPAPFDLARKPRAPLKAAAAPGTPALPETTPPPDAPLPHRRFWQQYGVFLSVVLSALVIAGGAFALWRYLPIKAVQISGNHHLSSLEVKRLAGLSGKKPFGWLYYGAWRAGALRDSAWVASAQLTRVFPDRIEIRLTERVPVAQVRARSGALGVIADDGTVLPGAAPTGPVISGWGPDRTADALFAARAFSRYNVESVTYTPTGITVQTNQGTIWSGDRALLLKYGQAIETQAPVGRINLYPWGVSVQR, encoded by the coding sequence GTGGCCGTAAAGCCGTTGCCACCTGGCCTGCCCCAGGCGTTCAGGCCCGCTCCCTTCGATCTGGCCCGCAAACCGCGCGCTCCGCTGAAGGCTGCCGCAGCGCCAGGCACGCCTGCTCTGCCCGAAACCACCCCGCCGCCGGACGCCCCACTGCCCCACCGCCGCTTCTGGCAGCAGTACGGGGTGTTTCTGAGTGTGGTGCTGTCGGCCCTGGTCATCGCCGGGGGCGCGTTCGCCCTGTGGCGTTACCTGCCGATCAAAGCGGTGCAGATCAGCGGCAACCACCACCTTTCCAGCCTGGAAGTCAAGCGCCTGGCGGGCCTCAGCGGAAAGAAGCCCTTCGGCTGGCTGTACTACGGCGCGTGGCGGGCCGGGGCACTGCGCGACAGCGCCTGGGTGGCCTCGGCCCAGCTCACCCGCGTCTTTCCTGACCGGATCGAGATTCGCCTCACCGAGCGCGTCCCGGTGGCCCAGGTGAGGGCGCGCAGCGGGGCGCTGGGTGTCATCGCCGACGACGGCACCGTGCTGCCGGGAGCCGCGCCCACCGGCCCCGTCATTTCCGGTTGGGGACCGGACCGCACCGCCGACGCCCTGTTCGCGGCGCGGGCCTTCTCGCGTTACAATGTTGAGTCAGTGACGTATACACCAACCGGTATCACGGTGCAGACCAATCAAGGCACCATCTGGAGCGGCGACAGGGCACTGCTACTCAAGTATGGTCAGGCCATCGAAACCCAGGCCCCAGTGGGCCGCATCAATTTATATCCGTGGGGAGTGAGCGTCCAGAGATGA
- the murC gene encoding UDP-N-acetylmuramate--L-alanine ligase: protein MGIGGIGLSAFARLLKARGYLVSGCDEHLSELTAQLEREGIAVAHCHDPSHVQGVNVLIASEAVSKNHPELEAARQAEVEVRPRMALLKELLSASPSIGVVGTHGKTTTTSMIAVALMGAGLDPAALVGGIVPEFGPQKTGTGQGGSNARIGAGPFVAEVDESDRNFQYAVCQTAVFTNAEDDHVGGAEGSELATYWPSVEEQHAAFARFVAQAERVLYCADWPGLDSFVVGHPDALTYGASEGSTYRAVNIRPDESGTTFDVERRGERLGEARVGLPGTHNVLNALAALAVTDLYGGAFGPAAAALAAFRGPGRRWQHIGTLKGALIVDDYAHNATKVAAAVQAARQTGRRVRVVFQPHRYLRTQQSWPRLAESLMSADEVLILDIAAASEVPIEGIHATLISERLRENGHKAARYYPRREDAVAYLRGSARPGDIIVTMGAGDVWKVARELAKDAP from the coding sequence ATGGGGATCGGCGGTATCGGGCTGTCGGCCTTCGCCCGGCTGCTCAAGGCGCGCGGCTACCTTGTCAGCGGCTGCGACGAGCACCTGTCCGAACTGACCGCCCAACTGGAGCGCGAGGGCATTGCAGTGGCCCACTGCCACGACCCGTCGCACGTGCAGGGGGTCAACGTGCTGATCGCCTCCGAGGCCGTCAGCAAGAACCATCCCGAACTCGAAGCCGCCCGTCAGGCCGAGGTGGAGGTGCGCCCACGCATGGCGCTCCTCAAAGAACTGCTCTCGGCCTCACCCTCCATCGGCGTGGTCGGTACCCACGGCAAGACCACCACCACCTCGATGATCGCGGTGGCGCTGATGGGCGCGGGCCTCGACCCGGCGGCGCTGGTCGGCGGCATCGTGCCGGAATTCGGCCCCCAGAAGACAGGCACCGGGCAGGGCGGCAGCAACGCCCGCATCGGCGCGGGGCCGTTTGTCGCCGAGGTGGACGAATCGGACCGCAACTTCCAGTACGCCGTGTGTCAGACTGCCGTCTTCACCAACGCCGAGGACGACCACGTGGGCGGAGCCGAGGGCAGTGAGCTGGCAACCTACTGGCCCAGCGTCGAGGAGCAGCACGCGGCCTTCGCCCGTTTCGTGGCCCAGGCCGAGCGGGTGCTCTACTGCGCCGACTGGCCGGGCCTGGACAGCTTCGTGGTCGGCCATCCCGACGCCCTGACCTACGGCGCGTCAGAGGGCAGCACCTACCGGGCCGTGAACATCCGCCCCGACGAGTCCGGCACCACCTTTGACGTCGAGCGGCGCGGCGAGCGGCTGGGCGAGGCGCGGGTCGGCCTACCCGGCACCCACAACGTGCTCAATGCGCTGGCGGCGCTGGCCGTCACCGACCTCTACGGCGGGGCGTTCGGGCCAGCCGCCGCCGCGCTGGCCGCCTTCCGTGGACCGGGCCGCCGCTGGCAGCACATCGGCACGCTGAAGGGGGCGCTGATCGTGGACGACTACGCCCACAACGCCACCAAGGTCGCTGCTGCCGTGCAGGCCGCACGTCAGACCGGACGGCGGGTGCGGGTGGTCTTTCAGCCGCACCGCTACCTCAGAACCCAGCAGAGCTGGCCCCGGCTGGCCGAGAGCCTGATGAGCGCCGACGAGGTGTTGATTCTGGATATTGCTGCCGCATCCGAGGTGCCTATCGAGGGCATTCACGCCACACTGATCAGCGAGCGCCTACGCGAGAACGGCCACAAGGCCGCCCGCTACTACCCGCGCCGCGAGGACGCCGTAGCTTACCTGCGCGGCAGCGCCCGACCCGGCGACATCATCGTGACGATGGGCGCGGGCGACGTGTGGAAGGTGGCCCGTGAACTGGCCAAGGACGCGCCGTGA
- a CDS encoding PKD domain-containing protein, producing the protein MSQQTQSHRTESTHTAARPFARALISHKEGHTMNKTLKTVLVPALLLSAALSLAGCSTTTPPAANTAPVANFTVTPASGPAALNVTATNTSSDADAGDTLTYDWDWGDSTPHSSAASPSHTYAAAGTYTLTLKTTDSHAASSTKTASVTVTVAASTTPTILSVTPTTGTLGNADTTSMVVTFSEPMDTVSTQAAYNSASVGIRQAYGEVTYSWSPDHKVLTVIPNTPLNYALAPAAAQTYSYFISTAAKSAAGVFLASQYNTSFSTHVKHLNEVHYSDFSRDAGISGGFLAGIYTVMPPALSMTIGDDALNSTQAAYLTFDLSSLPASVQSANILAADLKVKPFAAPTNAPYTTLNIGPKKLTVQGLVYGNTVDLSELLPMNELASNLDGTLMNADVLGEVKTDWAARAAQNNLSQYQLRFANITAAPFVANQATIFSGDPANTTNRPKLTLTYLADN; encoded by the coding sequence ATGTCACAGCAAACACAGTCACACCGCACCGAGTCTACCCACACCGCCGCCCGCCCCTTCGCCCGCGCCCTGATCAGCCACAAGGAAGGTCACACCATGAACAAGACCCTCAAGACCGTGCTCGTTCCCGCCCTGCTCCTCAGCGCCGCCCTCAGCCTGGCTGGATGCAGCACCACCACGCCGCCCGCCGCCAACACTGCGCCCGTCGCCAACTTCACCGTCACTCCGGCCAGCGGCCCGGCGGCCCTGAATGTCACTGCCACCAACACCAGCAGCGACGCCGATGCGGGCGACACCCTGACCTACGACTGGGACTGGGGCGACAGCACCCCCCACAGCAGCGCCGCCTCGCCCAGCCACACCTACGCTGCCGCTGGGACCTACACCCTGACGCTCAAGACCACCGACAGCCACGCCGCCTCCAGCACCAAAACCGCCAGCGTCACCGTGACTGTGGCCGCATCAACCACGCCGACCATCCTGAGTGTCACGCCCACCACCGGCACACTGGGCAACGCCGACACCACCAGCATGGTCGTGACCTTCAGCGAGCCGATGGACACCGTGTCTACCCAGGCGGCCTACAACTCGGCCTCGGTGGGCATTCGGCAAGCCTACGGCGAGGTGACGTACTCGTGGTCTCCCGATCACAAAGTGCTGACCGTCATCCCCAACACGCCGCTGAACTACGCCCTGGCTCCGGCGGCGGCCCAGACCTACAGCTACTTCATCTCCACGGCGGCCAAGAGCGCGGCGGGCGTCTTCCTCGCCTCGCAGTACAACACCAGCTTTAGCACCCACGTCAAGCACCTGAACGAAGTGCACTACAGCGATTTCAGCAGGGACGCGGGCATCTCGGGCGGCTTTCTGGCGGGCATTTACACCGTTATGCCCCCAGCCCTCAGCATGACCATCGGGGACGATGCCCTCAACAGCACCCAGGCCGCTTACCTTACCTTCGATCTGAGCAGCCTGCCCGCCAGTGTGCAGTCCGCCAACATTCTGGCGGCCGATCTCAAAGTGAAGCCTTTTGCTGCGCCCACCAATGCGCCGTATACCACCCTCAATATCGGGCCGAAGAAACTGACGGTGCAGGGCCTGGTGTACGGCAACACCGTGGATTTGAGCGAGTTGCTGCCGATGAACGAACTGGCGAGTAACCTCGACGGCACGCTGATGAACGCCGATGTGCTGGGCGAAGTCAAGACCGACTGGGCAGCCCGCGCCGCGCAGAACAATCTCTCGCAGTACCAGTTGCGCTTTGCCAACATCACCGCTGCGCCGTTCGTCGCCAACCAGGCCACCATCTTCAGCGGCGACCCGGCCAACACCACCAACCGTCCCAAGTTGACCCTCACCTACCTGGCCGACAACTGA
- a CDS encoding HAD family hydrolase has protein sequence MTLYTSEQILFWDIGGVLLTNGWDRDQRAKVVSRFGLDATDFAERHKLVISELELGRLSLNEYLDQTVFFQPRDFDRDEFWTAIHEQSRPDPEVLALARRLSSKYRMYSLNNEGFDLNKYRIDTFGLRDFLLGFFTSCYLGVMKPNPAIYQLGVQLAHADAAQSIMIDDRMQNVEAARRTGMQAVQYVSAPQLQADLAALGVEV, from the coding sequence ATGACCTTATACACTTCGGAGCAAATCCTCTTCTGGGACATCGGCGGCGTGCTGCTCACCAACGGCTGGGACCGAGACCAGCGGGCCAAGGTGGTCTCGCGTTTCGGCCTGGACGCCACTGACTTTGCCGAGCGCCACAAACTGGTGATCTCTGAGCTGGAACTGGGCCGGCTGAGCCTAAACGAATACCTCGATCAAACGGTCTTCTTTCAGCCGCGTGACTTCGACCGGGACGAATTCTGGACGGCCATTCACGAGCAGAGCCGACCCGATCCTGAGGTGCTGGCGCTGGCCCGCCGCCTCAGCAGCAAGTACCGGATGTATTCGCTCAACAACGAGGGCTTTGACCTCAACAAGTACCGCATCGACACCTTCGGGCTGCGCGACTTCCTGCTGGGCTTTTTTACCTCGTGCTACCTCGGCGTGATGAAGCCCAACCCGGCCATTTACCAGCTCGGCGTGCAACTGGCCCACGCCGACGCCGCCCAGAGCATCATGATCGATGACCGGATGCAGAACGTGGAAGCCGCCCGCCGCACCGGAATGCAGGCGGTGCAGTATGTCTCGGCCCCGCAACTCCAGGCCGATCTGGCGGCGCTGGGGGTGGAGGTGTAG
- a CDS encoding PKD domain-containing protein → MNKLFSAAAILTAVLGLAACTTTTPPAANTAPVANFTVTPASGPAALSVATANTSSDADAGDTLSYDWDWGDGSAHSSAASPSHTYAAAGTYTLTLKTTDSHAASSTKTASVTVTVAAPGGPAEFFSRSGAAVQSQTFTLGTVPTTLTFAQGTVLTFAPNSLQDASGNPYSGPVKLGVREIQNKADMILSNVLTISDQAPLVSGGMFFLDIKTPAGADLKINPAVGVGAAVPLKVAPDDRMKQFVGQSTTCGTTTNGTPNMGSGLPIATGDSSVNWCPVGGQFGVNMSTLPGSYVFSVFNKGWINCDFFGSNPNPKTTVHVSFDPINDANTIVFLVPQGINTVIALYTQDGPNARKSYDNSLPIGLNAELVALTFNDGKQYLAHKTITVSANLSENLSFGEATDAQIKAYLTSVN, encoded by the coding sequence ATGAACAAACTGTTTTCTGCCGCTGCCATTCTGACCGCCGTTCTCGGCCTCGCCGCCTGCACCACCACCACGCCGCCCGCCGCCAATACTGCGCCCGTCGCCAACTTCACTGTCACTCCGGCCAGCGGCCCAGCGGCCCTGAGCGTTGCCACCGCCAACACCAGCAGCGATGCCGATGCGGGCGATACCCTGAGCTACGACTGGGACTGGGGCGACGGCAGTGCCCACAGCAGCGCGGCCTCGCCCAGCCACACCTACGCCGCCGCTGGGACCTACACCCTGACGCTCAAAACCACCGACAGCCACGCCGCTTCCAGCACCAAAACCGCCAGCGTCACCGTGACTGTGGCCGCGCCCGGTGGCCCTGCCGAGTTCTTTTCCCGCAGTGGCGCGGCGGTTCAGTCCCAGACCTTTACGCTCGGTACTGTGCCCACCACACTCACCTTTGCTCAGGGCACGGTTCTCACGTTTGCCCCCAACTCGCTGCAAGACGCCAGCGGTAACCCCTACAGCGGCCCGGTGAAGCTTGGTGTCCGCGAAATTCAGAACAAGGCCGATATGATCCTGAGTAACGTGCTGACCATCTCGGATCAGGCTCCGCTGGTGTCGGGCGGAATGTTCTTTCTGGACATCAAAACGCCCGCAGGCGCAGACCTCAAGATCAATCCGGCGGTGGGGGTGGGGGCCGCCGTGCCGCTCAAGGTCGCCCCCGATGACCGGATGAAGCAGTTTGTCGGCCAGTCCACCACCTGCGGGACCACAACGAACGGTACGCCAAACATGGGCAGTGGTCTGCCGATTGCCACAGGCGATTCCAGCGTGAACTGGTGCCCGGTGGGGGGGCAGTTCGGGGTCAACATGTCCACGCTTCCGGGGTCGTATGTCTTCAGCGTCTTCAACAAGGGCTGGATCAACTGCGATTTTTTCGGCAGCAATCCCAACCCCAAAACCACCGTTCATGTCAGCTTTGATCCCATCAATGATGCCAACACCATCGTGTTTCTGGTGCCGCAGGGCATCAATACGGTCATCGCGCTCTACACCCAGGACGGCCCCAACGCCCGCAAGAGCTACGACAACTCGCTGCCGATCGGTCTGAACGCCGAACTGGTCGCCCTCACCTTCAACGATGGCAAGCAGTATCTGGCCCACAAAACAATCACGGTGTCGGCCAACCTGAGCGAGAACCTGAGCTTCGGCGAGGCCACCGATGCCCAGATCAAGGCATACCTGACCTCCGTCAACTGA
- a CDS encoding UDP-N-acetylmuramate dehydrogenase, whose translation MVAAPKKAVSGAKVERLPLSRFTTLGVGGEAEVWTVSDHEQLREAMEASYRILGGGSNLVVADAGLGERVIRLGGEFAETDLEAAPDSTPEHFVSGWVGGGVPLPGLLRKLRGLGLSGLEGTVGVPAQVGGAVWMNAGTRFGEMFDGLFELEIAAPGGVRQLSPSDLPWGYRHSAIPRNHIVTRIRLKLSRSTPETVGAKMEQADLARKGQPKMRTPGCAFKNPGGVSAGKLIDEAGLKGQQIGQAMISPEHANFIVNLGGAAASDVHALLALIRQRVGIQMELEYELWP comes from the coding sequence ATGGTTGCCGCACCCAAGAAGGCGGTCAGCGGCGCGAAGGTCGAGCGCCTGCCCCTCTCTCGCTTCACCACCCTGGGCGTCGGCGGCGAGGCGGAAGTCTGGACTGTCAGTGACCATGAGCAGCTCCGCGAGGCGATGGAAGCGTCCTACCGCATCCTGGGCGGCGGCAGCAACCTGGTGGTGGCCGACGCGGGCCTGGGCGAGCGGGTCATCCGGCTGGGCGGCGAATTTGCCGAAACCGACCTGGAAGCTGCCCCGGACAGCACGCCCGAGCACTTCGTCAGCGGCTGGGTGGGCGGCGGGGTACCCTTGCCGGGCCTGCTCCGCAAGCTGCGCGGGCTGGGGCTGTCGGGTCTGGAAGGCACGGTGGGCGTGCCCGCCCAGGTCGGCGGCGCGGTGTGGATGAACGCCGGAACCCGCTTCGGCGAGATGTTCGACGGCCTGTTTGAACTGGAGATCGCCGCGCCCGGAGGCGTGCGCCAGCTTTCACCGAGCGACTTGCCCTGGGGCTACCGCCACAGCGCCATTCCCAGAAACCACATCGTGACGCGGATACGCCTGAAACTCAGCCGCAGCACGCCCGAGACGGTGGGCGCGAAGATGGAGCAGGCCGATCTGGCTCGCAAGGGCCAACCCAAGATGCGTACCCCCGGCTGCGCTTTCAAGAATCCCGGCGGGGTGAGCGCGGGCAAACTGATCGACGAGGCGGGCCTCAAGGGGCAGCAGATCGGTCAGGCCATGATCTCGCCCGAACACGCCAACTTCATCGTCAATCTGGGCGGCGCGGCGGCCAGCGACGTTCACGCGCTACTGGCCCTGATCCGCCAGCGGGTGGGCATCCAGATGGAACTGGAGTACGAACTGTGGCCGTAA
- the ftsA gene encoding cell division protein FtsA, whose translation MKNNPFIVGLDIGTTKITTVIGEIGPHGTVDIIGEGTVPSEGIKRGAVVNLERTTHAIKQSIAAAERVSGVRVSHAYVSVSGHHVKATTSHGLAAIRRNQEITAADVERAIENARAVPLDPNLEVIHAIPQEYVVDGQEGIKSAVGMHGVRLEVDVHIVSGAAGPLANVRRCVQDAGLITEGFVLQSLASGLAVLDAGERDQTVVVIDMGGGTTDVGVFRRGNLAHSASIPIGGDHVSADLMQILKIPVEEAENVKRKYGAALPELADQELTLEITTAAGVTHAISAFDLARIIKPRVSEIYDLIRDEIDRGLGPIELVAGSVVLTGGGALMRGVVELARERFRLPVRIGKPRGVSGLTDIVSGPLHATSVGLVLYGATHEDTGLSLDQLDKAEVKTKPAPAPKPETVTAPEPSVIITKTEGRADAKPEKTEVKKEPREPKVKTGPSIGERMKTFFKDWM comes from the coding sequence ATGAAAAATAACCCGTTTATCGTGGGGCTGGACATCGGCACCACCAAAATCACCACCGTCATCGGCGAGATCGGCCCGCACGGCACCGTCGACATCATCGGCGAGGGCACCGTGCCCAGCGAGGGCATCAAGCGCGGCGCGGTGGTCAATCTGGAGCGCACCACCCACGCCATCAAGCAGTCCATCGCCGCCGCCGAGCGGGTCAGCGGGGTGCGGGTCTCGCACGCCTACGTCAGCGTCTCGGGCCACCACGTCAAGGCCACCACCTCGCACGGGCTGGCCGCCATCCGCCGCAACCAGGAAATCACGGCCGCCGACGTGGAGCGCGCCATCGAGAACGCCCGCGCTGTGCCGCTCGATCCCAACCTGGAAGTCATTCACGCCATTCCACAGGAATACGTCGTGGACGGTCAGGAAGGCATCAAGAGCGCCGTGGGCATGCACGGGGTGAGGCTGGAAGTGGACGTGCATATCGTCTCCGGGGCGGCGGGACCGCTGGCCAACGTGCGCCGCTGCGTGCAGGACGCGGGTCTGATTACCGAGGGCTTCGTGTTGCAGTCGCTGGCCTCGGGGCTGGCGGTCCTCGACGCGGGCGAGCGCGACCAGACGGTGGTGGTCATCGACATGGGCGGCGGCACCACCGATGTGGGTGTGTTCCGACGCGGCAACCTGGCCCACAGTGCCAGCATCCCGATTGGCGGCGACCATGTCAGCGCCGACCTGATGCAGATTCTGAAAATTCCGGTGGAGGAAGCCGAGAACGTCAAGCGCAAATACGGCGCGGCGCTGCCCGAACTGGCCGATCAGGAACTGACGCTGGAAATCACCACGGCGGCGGGCGTCACCCACGCCATCAGCGCCTTCGATCTGGCGCGCATCATCAAACCGCGCGTCAGCGAAATTTACGACCTGATCCGCGACGAGATCGACAGGGGCCTGGGGCCAATCGAGCTGGTGGCGGGCAGCGTGGTCCTCACTGGCGGCGGAGCCCTGATGCGCGGCGTCGTCGAGCTGGCCCGCGAGCGTTTCCGGCTGCCGGTCCGCATCGGTAAACCGCGTGGCGTCAGCGGCCTGACCGATATCGTCAGCGGCCCGCTCCACGCCACCTCGGTGGGCCTGGTGCTCTACGGCGCGACCCACGAGGACACCGGCCTCTCGCTCGATCAGCTCGACAAAGCCGAGGTCAAGACCAAACCGGCCCCGGCCCCCAAGCCGGAAACCGTGACCGCGCCGGAGCCGTCGGTGATCATCACCAAGACCGAGGGCCGCGCCGACGCCAAGCCGGAGAAGACCGAGGTCAAGAAGGAACCCAGAGAGCCGAAGGTCAAGACCGGCCCCAGCATCGGCGAGCGGATGAAGACGTTCTTCAAGGACTGGATGTAG